A single genomic interval of Syntrophobotulus glycolicus DSM 8271 harbors:
- a CDS encoding TetR/AcrR family transcriptional regulator produces MAEDTRQNILECGRDEFLEKGFEGASLRAIAKAAGVTTGAIYGYFPDKKALFDALVSGPAREILDQFAAIQEGFAALPPQRQEAEMIQTSHEGMDWMMEHIYRHYDAFKLLICRSAGPDYNAFLDQMVEIEMQSTFRFVEVMRREGKQVREVEEPLIHILVNSFFSGLFEIVVHDMPKEKAAGYLNGLKEFYTAGWFQILGL; encoded by the coding sequence ATGGCTGAAGATACTCGGCAAAATATCCTGGAGTGCGGACGGGACGAATTTTTGGAAAAAGGGTTTGAAGGGGCTTCCCTGCGGGCGATCGCCAAAGCCGCTGGGGTGACGACCGGCGCGATTTACGGTTATTTTCCCGATAAAAAAGCTCTGTTTGACGCCCTGGTATCTGGGCCTGCCCGGGAAATACTGGATCAGTTTGCCGCCATCCAGGAGGGATTCGCCGCCCTTCCGCCCCAAAGGCAGGAGGCGGAAATGATTCAAACCTCCCATGAAGGGATGGACTGGATGATGGAGCATATCTACCGTCATTACGATGCGTTCAAGCTTTTGATTTGCCGTTCAGCCGGCCCGGATTATAACGCCTTCCTGGATCAGATGGTCGAGATTGAAATGCAGTCTACCTTCCGCTTTGTCGAGGTTATGCGCCGGGAAGGGAAGCAGGTGCGCGAGGTAGAGGAGCCGCTGATTCATATTCTGGTGAATTCGTTTTTTTCCGGGTTGTTTGAAATTGTGGTCCACGATATGCCTAAAGAAAAGGCTGCGGGGTATCTCAACGGTCTGAAGGAATTCTACACGGCCGGCTGGTTTCAAATTTTGGGGCTTTAA